The proteins below come from a single Halobacillus salinarum genomic window:
- a CDS encoding DUF2935 domain-containing protein, translating into MKNYEATAAFEHLFWLQILGDHARFIHDALYPEETEALRISKDYIETWDSYLQVARNKDVTDFQAFTSEVDPVARTFHKYTLVLLEKSLFGEISIHLSPTFLNHMVNELEEYLLVLSYLKKGDIPPLFHELHHHMLWLMDAVGHAGAINDELDGVEKRLLKKSRMFEEQFTQFYLKAVELNGYLRTNQQSFPALRRFNKEVKVEMKIFKTFLRELEEMELTAEILGTFSVLMADHMAREECYYLYKLAETTQGEYPACDPTSPRIER; encoded by the coding sequence TTGAAGAATTATGAAGCTACAGCGGCATTTGAACATTTATTCTGGCTGCAAATATTAGGTGACCATGCGCGTTTTATCCATGATGCCTTATACCCTGAAGAAACAGAAGCGCTCAGGATTAGTAAGGACTATATTGAAACGTGGGATTCTTATTTACAGGTGGCGAGGAATAAAGATGTGACTGACTTCCAGGCTTTCACATCTGAAGTGGACCCTGTCGCAAGAACATTCCATAAGTACACACTTGTGTTACTTGAAAAAAGTTTATTCGGGGAAATTAGTATTCATTTGAGCCCTACTTTTTTAAACCACATGGTGAATGAATTGGAAGAATACTTACTCGTGCTCAGTTATTTGAAAAAAGGCGACATTCCGCCTTTGTTTCATGAACTTCACCACCATATGCTGTGGCTGATGGATGCGGTAGGACATGCCGGGGCCATTAACGATGAGCTCGATGGAGTCGAAAAGCGGCTGTTAAAGAAAAGCCGCATGTTTGAAGAACAGTTCACCCAGTTTTACTTAAAGGCCGTCGAGCTTAATGGCTACTTACGAACGAATCAGCAGTCTTTTCCAGCATTAAGACGATTTAATAAAGAGGTCAAGGTAGAAATGAAGATTTTCAAAACCTTTTTGAGGGAGCTGGAGGAAATGGAGCTTACCGCAGAGATACTCGGCACATTCTCAGTGTTAATGGCTGACCATATGGCCCGGGAAGAATGCTATTATTTATACAAGCTGGCCGAAACCACTCAAGGTGAATATCCCGCCTGTGACCCCACCAGTCCAAGAATCGAACGGTAA
- a CDS encoding GNAT family N-acetyltransferase translates to MEIYLREVKEQDWRSVHNYASLEKVSRYQPWGPNSEEETEAFIQEAVKAALEVPRTRYAYAIMTQGLIGMAGFFDIQTSGTGVSATSEHLKFNRCP, encoded by the coding sequence ATGGAAATCTATTTAAGAGAGGTAAAAGAACAAGATTGGAGGAGCGTTCACAACTATGCTTCTTTAGAAAAAGTAAGTCGATATCAGCCATGGGGTCCTAACTCCGAAGAGGAAACCGAAGCGTTTATTCAAGAAGCTGTAAAAGCTGCTCTTGAGGTTCCTAGGACCAGGTATGCTTACGCTATCATGACTCAAGGTTTAATCGGGATGGCGGGATTCTTTGATATTCAGACTTCTGGAACAGGAGTATCAGCAACAAGTGAACATTTAAAGTTCAACCGCTGCCCCTGA
- a CDS encoding flavin reductase family protein — protein MFISQSQFHEHDMSKLIKGAVVPRPIAWVSSVNDSGVRNLAPFSFFTVASMDPITLCFSIGSIKKDKDTLINIRETKQFAVNIVSEHLANQMYVSSKAYEPHEDEFTIADTLEEQCRLVNAPLVAEAPVTMECQLDKIIEIGSNNLVLGKVVGYHIKEEVYEEKDKVNPHKLAPVGRMAGDYSYIKEFYTLPNPDLPE, from the coding sequence ATGTTTATCAGCCAAAGTCAATTTCACGAGCATGATATGAGTAAACTCATAAAAGGGGCTGTTGTCCCCCGCCCTATTGCATGGGTGTCTTCGGTAAATGACAGTGGGGTTCGGAACCTGGCACCATTCAGTTTTTTTACCGTGGCTTCCATGGATCCCATCACTCTTTGTTTTTCTATCGGCAGCATAAAAAAAGACAAAGATACCCTTATAAATATAAGGGAGACGAAGCAATTTGCTGTTAACATTGTTTCTGAACACTTGGCGAATCAAATGTATGTAAGCAGTAAAGCTTATGAACCTCATGAGGATGAATTTACCATTGCCGACACATTAGAGGAGCAGTGCCGGCTGGTGAACGCACCGCTTGTAGCTGAAGCACCGGTGACGATGGAATGTCAGCTTGACAAAATCATAGAGATTGGCTCGAATAACCTTGTATTAGGAAAAGTAGTAGGGTACCACATTAAAGAAGAGGTCTATGAGGAAAAGGACAAGGTTAACCCTCATAAGCTTGCCCCAGTCGGAAGAATGGCAGGGGATTACAGTTATATTAAAGAGTTTTATACACTGCCAAACCCGGATCTTCCAGAATAA
- the uvsE gene encoding UV DNA damage repair endonuclease UvsE → MKIRIGYVAHALSLFEATPAKTITFTRYQKLDVSSRENELQRITKANLEHTKRALHYNIAHEIEVYRFSSSLIPLATHKEVEWDYLTPFKKEYEEIGELVRGHNMRTSFHPNQFTLFTSDKPHVTANAIEDMDYHYALLKAMGLEKETHLNLHVGGAYGNKQAAIERFHTNIKKLPLPIKKQLTLENDDKTYTTEETLGVCEKESVPMMFDYHHFVANHSEEETLRELLPRFFETWKGNPFPPKIHISSPRTLQHFRRHADYIDLSFIKPLISELKALNQDVDFMIEAKEKDKALLKFAADFAGLREVNRISGAAVEL, encoded by the coding sequence ATGAAAATTAGAATAGGATATGTGGCTCACGCTTTGTCTCTTTTTGAAGCAACACCGGCAAAGACAATCACCTTTACCCGGTATCAAAAGCTTGATGTCTCTTCACGCGAAAATGAACTTCAAAGGATCACGAAAGCTAATCTTGAGCATACCAAGCGTGCGCTGCATTACAATATTGCCCATGAAATAGAGGTGTACCGTTTTTCTTCATCGCTGATTCCGCTTGCGACACATAAGGAAGTGGAATGGGATTATCTTACTCCTTTTAAAAAAGAGTACGAAGAGATAGGGGAACTTGTAAGGGGGCATAATATGAGAACAAGCTTCCACCCGAACCAGTTTACATTATTTACGAGTGATAAACCGCATGTAACGGCAAATGCCATAGAGGATATGGACTATCATTACGCTTTGCTTAAGGCCATGGGCCTGGAAAAGGAGACTCATCTTAATCTTCACGTCGGCGGTGCCTATGGCAATAAACAGGCAGCTATCGAACGGTTTCACACCAATATAAAAAAGCTGCCGCTTCCCATTAAGAAACAACTGACTTTAGAAAATGATGATAAAACTTATACGACTGAGGAAACGTTAGGCGTTTGTGAGAAAGAGTCTGTGCCTATGATGTTTGATTATCACCATTTTGTTGCCAACCATAGCGAAGAAGAGACATTGAGAGAACTACTCCCACGCTTTTTTGAAACGTGGAAAGGGAACCCGTTTCCGCCGAAGATTCATATTTCATCTCCTAGAACACTACAGCATTTCAGACGACATGCCGATTATATCGATCTTTCCTTCATAAAGCCTCTCATTTCAGAATTGAAGGCATTAAATCAAGATGTTGATTTTATGATTGAAGCCAAGGAAAAAGATAAAGCGTTGTTAAAATTCGCAGCTGATTTTGCTGGATTGAGAGAGGTTAATCGTATTTCAGGGGCAGCGGTTGAACTTTAA
- a CDS encoding NAD(P)/FAD-dependent oxidoreductase: MKIAIMGAGLSGLACAVTLEKHGYQADIFERRGMVGDRTVFAEGICSIFHPPIVDYIRFLSETYGLELRPTSNLYKIHIHSPNESATLEGNLGFINMRGKHPQSYDQQLAEQLKSPITFHHKASLEDMAKEYTHIIMATGDPLDTKKMQPFDTAYHATLLGAKIEGAFKRNEMHAWFNNAIAPKGMAYILPHSENEASLFLVYPQTPKNLTLDKDKLWNLLIPVVEKTLNQSITIVNKHSVEDFMIGKTAYPRIGNTLFTGNCFGCISPFIGFGEFSALLTGIYAAEDLCGISDYQKQTKKLYQKYHDSLTLRRAIEKLSNDQLDRVVKSLQSERVGKIITNPHFQVLKVLSRLLHPFHRET, encoded by the coding sequence GTGAAAATTGCTATTATGGGTGCCGGATTATCCGGCCTTGCCTGCGCCGTGACGCTTGAGAAACATGGTTATCAGGCCGATATATTTGAAAGAAGGGGCATGGTCGGGGATCGGACGGTCTTTGCAGAAGGAATTTGTTCGATTTTTCATCCTCCTATCGTTGACTATATACGATTTTTATCAGAAACCTACGGACTGGAATTACGTCCGACCAGTAACCTGTATAAAATACATATTCACTCCCCCAATGAATCCGCCACCTTAGAAGGAAACCTTGGGTTTATTAACATGCGAGGCAAACATCCACAGTCTTACGATCAACAGTTGGCAGAACAATTAAAGTCTCCCATTACTTTTCATCACAAAGCCAGCTTAGAAGACATGGCAAAAGAATACACGCATATCATTATGGCGACCGGGGATCCTTTGGATACAAAGAAAATGCAGCCTTTTGATACCGCTTATCATGCCACTCTGCTCGGGGCAAAAATCGAAGGTGCGTTCAAACGCAATGAAATGCATGCTTGGTTTAATAATGCTATTGCACCTAAAGGAATGGCTTATATTCTCCCCCATTCTGAAAACGAAGCAAGTTTATTTTTAGTTTATCCGCAGACGCCAAAAAACCTGACTCTTGATAAAGACAAGCTTTGGAACTTATTAATCCCGGTAGTTGAAAAAACTTTAAACCAATCAATTACCATTGTAAATAAACATTCAGTCGAAGACTTTATGATTGGAAAAACAGCCTACCCCAGGATTGGCAACACCTTGTTTACTGGCAATTGCTTTGGCTGTATCTCCCCATTTATCGGATTCGGTGAATTCTCTGCTTTGCTCACAGGAATCTATGCTGCCGAAGACTTATGCGGGATCTCTGATTATCAGAAACAAACGAAGAAGCTTTACCAAAAATACCACGATTCGTTAACGCTTCGAAGGGCCATTGAGAAGCTGTCGAATGACCAGCTTGACCGTGTCGTGAAAAGCCTGCAATCTGAAAGAGTAGGAAAGATAATAACAAACCCTCATTTTCAAGTATTAAAGGTGCTCAGCCGTCTGCTTCACCCTTTTCACCGTGAAACGTAA
- a CDS encoding cell wall hydrolase, whose amino-acid sequence MLKRFLIASLAIICSFTFSSQVNAASNQTHTVQKGESLYKVGKQYGISAQQLKAMNHLNKSMIYPGQTLKLPVMLNASEKNLLARLVEAEAKGESYAGKVAVATVVLNRVESDEFPDSLRGVVYDGTQFSPVLNGTIHQAASRESKRAVNEALGYQGYDRESLFFYNPGKASSDYLSSREVTTVIGNHVFMR is encoded by the coding sequence ATGCTTAAACGATTTTTGATTGCATCCTTAGCTATTATATGCTCATTTACTTTCTCATCGCAGGTCAACGCAGCCAGCAATCAAACGCACACCGTGCAAAAAGGAGAATCGCTGTATAAGGTTGGGAAACAATACGGCATTTCTGCTCAGCAATTAAAAGCAATGAATCATTTAAATAAATCAATGATTTATCCTGGGCAGACCCTTAAGCTCCCGGTTATGTTAAATGCTTCTGAAAAGAATCTATTAGCAAGATTGGTAGAGGCAGAAGCTAAAGGAGAAAGTTATGCGGGTAAGGTAGCTGTTGCAACTGTTGTATTAAACCGCGTGGAAAGTGATGAGTTTCCTGATTCTCTTCGAGGTGTTGTTTATGACGGAACTCAGTTTTCCCCTGTATTAAATGGAACAATTCATCAAGCAGCGAGCCGGGAATCTAAGCGGGCTGTAAATGAAGCGCTTGGTTATCAAGGCTATGACCGCGAATCCTTATTTTTCTATAATCCAGGGAAAGCGTCCAGTGATTATTTGAGCAGTCGAGAAGTAACAACTGTTATTGGCAACCACGTATTTATGAGATAG
- a CDS encoding alanine/glycine:cation symporter family protein → MELWSMIESGITGISNFLWKYLLSILLIAGGIFLTFRIKFFQFRFFGHVLHQTIGQIFKKNKQTGTITPFQAFTSALASTAGATNIVGVPVAIALGGPGALFWMWVVAVIGMATKYAEILLGMKYRETNEKNIWVGGPQYYIKKALGWKWVSSAFAFFLMIELIPSTMVQSNSIATQTEGAFGWSVSITGIVMCLAIAVVVFGGIERIGKVTDKMVPFMVLAYVAVALYVILANAGELPRVLGLVFSHAFTPISAAGGFAGAGIAQAIRWGVARGLYSNEAGLGTAPIAHSAAKTDHPSKQALWGIFSVFVDTIVICTISGLAVLVTGAWKQVGVENASNMINVAFASEFGDTFGGGFVSIFLIFFVITTIGVLVFYGEKQAEYLFNLNAARAMRLVYIVSVFIGAIGGLQFVWQFLDLLLAFVLLANIIPLLFLHNEIADLTDDYVNRVYKKTTKDKKVRLFQEEDAS, encoded by the coding sequence ATGGAATTATGGAGCATGATAGAATCGGGGATCACCGGTATATCTAATTTCTTATGGAAGTACTTATTATCAATCTTACTTATTGCCGGCGGAATTTTTTTAACGTTCCGTATCAAATTTTTTCAATTTCGTTTCTTCGGCCATGTGCTTCACCAGACGATCGGACAAATCTTTAAGAAAAACAAACAGACGGGAACTATCACCCCCTTTCAAGCTTTCACCTCTGCACTCGCCTCTACCGCAGGTGCCACAAATATTGTCGGCGTACCCGTCGCCATCGCTCTTGGAGGTCCTGGCGCCTTATTTTGGATGTGGGTCGTAGCTGTTATTGGTATGGCCACGAAGTATGCAGAAATCCTGCTCGGTATGAAATACCGGGAAACAAATGAAAAGAACATTTGGGTGGGCGGTCCACAATATTACATCAAAAAAGCGTTAGGCTGGAAATGGGTATCTTCTGCATTTGCTTTTTTTCTTATGATCGAGTTAATTCCAAGTACGATGGTTCAGTCGAACTCGATCGCCACTCAGACGGAAGGAGCATTCGGCTGGTCGGTTTCCATCACAGGAATCGTCATGTGTCTAGCGATAGCTGTTGTTGTATTCGGAGGCATCGAGCGGATTGGTAAAGTCACTGATAAAATGGTGCCATTTATGGTATTAGCCTACGTTGCTGTTGCGCTGTACGTTATTCTTGCAAATGCGGGAGAGCTTCCTCGCGTATTAGGACTCGTTTTCAGCCATGCTTTCACACCGATTTCAGCAGCCGGCGGATTTGCAGGTGCAGGGATTGCCCAAGCTATCCGCTGGGGGGTCGCACGCGGGCTTTATTCCAATGAAGCTGGCTTAGGTACCGCTCCCATTGCTCACTCAGCAGCCAAAACCGATCATCCTTCCAAACAGGCACTTTGGGGAATCTTCAGCGTCTTTGTAGATACGATCGTGATCTGTACGATCTCCGGATTAGCAGTACTTGTAACCGGAGCGTGGAAACAGGTCGGGGTTGAGAATGCTTCCAATATGATCAATGTCGCTTTTGCCAGCGAGTTTGGTGATACATTCGGCGGAGGCTTCGTGAGTATCTTCTTAATCTTTTTTGTCATTACTACCATTGGTGTGCTTGTGTTTTACGGAGAAAAGCAAGCGGAATATTTGTTCAACTTAAATGCGGCCAGAGCGATGAGGTTAGTTTATATCGTCTCAGTTTTCATCGGCGCGATCGGCGGCCTGCAATTCGTGTGGCAGTTCCTCGATTTATTGCTTGCATTTGTTCTGCTCGCCAACATTATTCCTCTGCTGTTTCTTCATAATGAAATTGCAGACTTGACGGACGATTATGTGAACCGGGTCTATAAGAAAACGACGAAAGATAAAAAAGTCAGGCTCTTCCAAGAGGAAGACGCCAGTTAA